The Streptomyces albofaciens JCM 4342 genome has a segment encoding these proteins:
- a CDS encoding HD domain-containing protein has protein sequence MVRTHRKERGRQAAGQNRGPAAVLPLSEVEALARRAHEGQTDKAGRPYAEHLAAVAEGVRARGGNDEQIAAAWLHDAIEDDALPPAWLDGAALTPRTKAMVRAVTKRRGEPVEAYTARILATPGALLVKQADLAHNADPARLAVLDAATRERLTVKYARVRALLGLA, from the coding sequence ATGGTACGTACGCACCGGAAGGAACGCGGCCGGCAGGCCGCCGGCCAGAACCGGGGCCCGGCCGCCGTGCTGCCGCTCTCCGAGGTCGAAGCGCTGGCCCGCCGCGCGCACGAAGGACAGACGGACAAGGCGGGGCGCCCGTACGCGGAGCACCTGGCGGCGGTCGCCGAGGGGGTCCGGGCGCGCGGCGGCAACGACGAACAGATCGCCGCCGCCTGGCTGCACGACGCCATCGAGGACGACGCGCTGCCGCCCGCGTGGCTGGACGGCGCCGCGCTCACACCCCGCACCAAGGCGATGGTCCGCGCGGTGACCAAACGCCGGGGCGAGCCGGTCGAGGCGTACACGGCCCGCATCCTGGCCACGCCCGGCGCGCTGCTGGTCAAGCAGGCGGACCTGGCGCACAACGCGGATCCGGCGCGGCTGGCGGTGCTGGACGCGGCGACCCGGGAGCGGCTGACCGTGAAGTACGCCCGGGTGCGGGCGCTGCTGGGGCTGGCATAG
- a CDS encoding ABC transporter ATP-binding protein — protein sequence MTTSEPSDPTASSAPGTQVIAALHDASVRRFTTGQVILDGIDWTVRSGEHWALLGANGAGKTTVLRLIGALMFPTTGTVEVLGHRLGTVDVRELRAAIGLVSSAQKVPQDATGHTVVLTGATGTVQPLWGKYDDATRERAHELLAELECKDLADRPYGVCSGGQRARLLIARALMADPSLLLLDEPFNALDLPSREDLIDTMHRLAKGRPGLATVTVTHHLEELSPAIGHALLLREGRVQALGPVADVLTGERMTACFGRPIEVSRHDGRWLARSGRR from the coding sequence ATGACGACCTCGGAGCCCTCGGACCCCACCGCCTCCTCGGCCCCCGGCACCCAGGTGATCGCGGCCCTCCACGACGCGAGCGTCCGCCGCTTCACCACCGGGCAGGTCATCCTCGACGGCATCGACTGGACCGTACGCTCCGGTGAGCACTGGGCCCTGCTCGGCGCCAACGGTGCGGGCAAGACCACGGTGCTGCGGCTGATCGGCGCGCTGATGTTCCCGACGACGGGCACGGTCGAGGTGCTGGGCCACCGCCTCGGCACCGTGGACGTACGCGAACTGCGTGCCGCGATCGGCCTGGTCTCCAGCGCGCAGAAGGTGCCCCAGGACGCCACGGGCCACACCGTGGTCCTGACCGGTGCGACCGGAACCGTGCAGCCGCTGTGGGGGAAGTACGACGACGCGACCCGCGAGCGCGCGCACGAACTGCTGGCCGAGCTGGAGTGCAAGGACCTGGCGGACCGGCCGTACGGCGTGTGTTCCGGGGGCCAGCGGGCCCGGCTGCTCATCGCCCGCGCGCTGATGGCCGATCCGTCACTGCTCCTCCTGGACGAGCCGTTCAACGCGCTCGACCTGCCGTCCAGGGAGGACCTGATCGACACGATGCACCGCCTGGCCAAGGGCCGCCCCGGCCTGGCGACCGTCACCGTCACCCACCACCTGGAGGAGCTCTCCCCCGCCATCGGCCACGCGCTGCTGCTGCGGGAGGGGCGAGTGCAAGCTCTGGGGCCGGTGGCGGACGTCCTCACCGGCGAGCGCATGACGGCCTGCTTCGGCCGTCCCATCGAGGTGTCCCGCCATGACGGCCGCTGGCTCGCCCGTTCGGGACGGCGCTAA
- a CDS encoding ferritin-like domain-containing protein, producing MSSRELYAQAPGAYEWTVPAGSPARFSWEYDDGRERLLALYQKGKDKQWDANLRIDWAQEVDPYNPLGTPDESVALYGTPYWDRMSEQERGELRQHYASWQFSQFLHGEQGAMVCAARIVETVPDLDAKFYSATQTMDEARHAEIYGRFLKEKIGMLYPVNDNLQALLGDTLRDSRWDMPYLGMQVLIEGLALAAFGMIRDTTTMPLPRQILAYVMQDEARHVAFGRLALRDYYKQLTDAELREREEFVIEGCYLMRDRLRGLEVLENFGVPHQEAAHLTENSKFLHLFRKLLFSRIVPCVKDIGLWGERLQQAYVDMGVFELGDSNLDQLMAQDEELAEQLDAERFAKEERERTAEVAEAIAEGVKSEQLDS from the coding sequence ATGTCGAGCCGCGAGCTGTACGCACAGGCCCCGGGCGCCTACGAGTGGACCGTGCCGGCCGGCAGCCCGGCCCGCTTCAGCTGGGAGTACGACGACGGCCGGGAACGGCTGCTCGCCCTCTACCAGAAGGGCAAGGACAAGCAGTGGGACGCCAACCTGCGCATCGACTGGGCGCAGGAGGTGGACCCGTACAACCCGCTCGGCACCCCGGACGAGTCGGTGGCCCTGTACGGCACGCCCTACTGGGACCGGATGTCGGAGCAGGAGCGCGGTGAACTGCGGCAGCACTACGCCTCCTGGCAGTTCAGCCAGTTCCTGCACGGCGAGCAGGGCGCGATGGTGTGCGCCGCGCGCATCGTGGAGACCGTCCCCGACCTCGACGCGAAGTTCTACTCCGCGACCCAGACCATGGACGAGGCCCGGCACGCGGAGATCTACGGCCGCTTCCTCAAGGAAAAGATCGGGATGCTCTACCCGGTCAACGACAACCTCCAGGCGCTCCTGGGGGACACCCTCAGGGACTCCCGCTGGGACATGCCGTACCTCGGCATGCAGGTGCTGATCGAGGGCCTCGCGCTGGCCGCCTTCGGCATGATCCGCGACACCACCACCATGCCGCTGCCCCGGCAGATCCTCGCCTACGTCATGCAGGACGAGGCCCGTCACGTCGCCTTCGGCCGGCTGGCGCTGCGCGACTACTACAAGCAGCTCACCGACGCCGAACTGCGCGAACGCGAGGAGTTCGTCATCGAGGGCTGCTACCTGATGCGCGACCGGCTGCGCGGCCTGGAGGTGCTGGAGAACTTCGGCGTCCCCCACCAGGAGGCCGCCCACCTCACCGAGAACTCCAAATTCCTCCATCTCTTCCGCAAACTGCTCTTCAGCCGCATCGTGCCGTGCGTGAAGGACATCGGCCTGTGGGGCGAACGCCTCCAGCAGGCGTACGTGGACATGGGCGTCTTCGAGCTGGGCGACTCCAACCTGGACCAGCTGATGGCCCAGGACGAGGAACTGGCCGAACAGCTCGACGCCGAACGCTTCGCGAAGGAAGAGCGCGAACGTACGGCGGAGGTGGCCGAGGCGATCGCCGAGGGCGTCAAGTCCGAGCAGTTGGACAGCTGA
- a CDS encoding AurF N-oxygenase family protein has product MTTVTTATTVTEPEVLRDALGLLKDREQVAERLLDSSAKHSFDPDTELDWDAPLEEGKWFWPPELVSLYDTPLWKKMSEEQRMELSRHEAASLASLGIWFEIILMQLLVRHIYDKSVTSAHVRYALTEIADECRHSKMFARMIQKGEAPSYPVSRLNHNLARVLKTVSTTPGSFACTLLGEEILDWMQRLTFPDERVQTIVRGVTRIHVVEEARHVRYAREELRRQMVTAPRWERELTRLSCGEAARVFSIAFVNPQVYTNVGLDRREAVAQVKASGHRREVMQSGAGRLTEFLDDIGVLRGVGRKLWKSSGLLA; this is encoded by the coding sequence ATGACAACCGTGACGACAGCGACGACCGTGACGGAGCCGGAAGTCCTCCGGGACGCCCTCGGGCTGCTCAAGGACCGCGAGCAGGTGGCGGAACGGCTGCTCGACTCCTCCGCCAAGCACTCCTTCGACCCGGACACCGAACTCGACTGGGACGCGCCCCTGGAAGAGGGCAAGTGGTTCTGGCCGCCGGAGCTGGTGTCCCTCTACGACACCCCGCTGTGGAAGAAGATGTCCGAGGAGCAGCGGATGGAGCTGTCCCGGCACGAGGCCGCCTCGCTGGCCTCGCTGGGCATCTGGTTCGAGATCATCCTGATGCAGCTGCTGGTCCGGCACATCTACGACAAGTCCGTCACCAGTGCACATGTGCGCTACGCGCTGACCGAGATAGCCGACGAGTGCCGGCACTCGAAGATGTTCGCGCGCATGATCCAGAAGGGCGAGGCGCCCTCGTACCCCGTCTCCCGCCTCAACCACAACCTGGCGCGCGTCCTCAAGACCGTCTCCACCACTCCCGGTTCGTTCGCCTGCACGCTGCTCGGCGAGGAGATCCTCGACTGGATGCAGCGGCTGACCTTCCCGGACGAGCGGGTCCAGACGATCGTGCGCGGCGTCACCCGCATCCACGTCGTCGAGGAGGCCCGGCACGTCCGCTACGCCCGCGAGGAACTGCGCCGCCAGATGGTCACGGCGCCGCGCTGGGAGCGGGAACTGACCCGGCTCAGCTGCGGGGAGGCGGCCCGCGTCTTCTCCATCGCGTTCGTCAACCCGCAGGTGTACACCAACGTCGGGCTGGACCGGCGGGAGGCGGTCGCCCAGGTGAAGGCGAGCGGGCACCGGCGTGAGGTGATGCAGTCCGGCGCGGGCCGGCTGACGGAGTTCCTGGACGACATCGGCGTCCTGCGCGGCGTCGGCCGCAAGCTCTGGAAGAGCTCGGGGCTGCTGGCGTAG
- a CDS encoding TetR/AcrR family transcriptional regulator, whose protein sequence is MNGSGTAPAVPRPAYRRLSVEERRSQLLTAALGLFAQRAPEDVSLDDVANAAEVSRPLVYRYFPGGKQQLYEAALRSAADILEGCFDEPEEGPLTRRLGRALDRYLAFVDEHDAGFSALLQGGSVVETARTSAIVDEVRRTAAEQILHHLGAPAPSPRLRMAVRTWITAVEAASLIWLDEDKQPALDELRDWLVDHFVALLTATAATDEQAAQVTRAALAMESGEGPVGVLARRVLPVVGDAAHLL, encoded by the coding sequence ATGAACGGCAGCGGCACCGCCCCAGCAGTACCCCGGCCCGCCTACCGGCGGCTCAGCGTCGAGGAGCGCCGCTCCCAACTCCTCACGGCCGCCCTGGGGCTGTTCGCCCAGCGCGCCCCGGAAGACGTGTCGCTGGACGACGTGGCGAACGCCGCGGAGGTCTCCCGTCCGCTCGTCTACCGCTACTTCCCCGGCGGCAAGCAGCAGTTGTACGAGGCGGCCCTGCGCAGCGCGGCCGACATACTGGAAGGCTGCTTCGACGAGCCGGAGGAAGGCCCGCTGACGCGGCGCCTCGGCCGGGCGCTCGACCGCTACCTGGCCTTCGTGGACGAGCACGACGCCGGGTTCAGCGCCCTGCTCCAGGGCGGCAGCGTCGTCGAGACGGCCCGTACGTCCGCGATCGTCGACGAGGTGCGGCGTACGGCCGCCGAGCAGATCCTGCACCACCTCGGCGCCCCCGCCCCGTCGCCCCGGCTGCGGATGGCGGTGCGTACGTGGATCACCGCCGTCGAGGCCGCGTCGCTGATCTGGCTGGACGAGGACAAGCAGCCGGCGCTGGACGAACTGCGCGACTGGCTGGTCGACCACTTCGTGGCGCTGCTGACCGCGACCGCGGCGACCGACGAGCAGGCCGCGCAGGTGACGCGCGCGGCGCTGGCGATGGAGTCCGGCGAGGGCCCGGTCGGCGTGCTGGCCCGGCGCGTCCTGCCCGTCGTGGGGGACGCGGCCCACCTCCTGTGA
- a CDS encoding C40 family peptidase → MSGRSGTGRIVRSVCAMALVGAVTLTLPAAPVHAAPEPDPAAAGEASRAGETATSEETTDSGDTTDSSTAALGNDASPRRLLTRLQDLYRRAEQATEAYNATEEDLKAERAKSRDLNERLARARTRLADGQADAGRLARRQYQGSGAAGLSTYLRMLLSADPEEVLEEGHLLKEAAGSQAAAVARLTGAEKRANGLARQARAALDRQQVLTERRKRQRDAVTERLKEVEKLLATLSDDQLGELDALEQRSTDDAQDRLLASGELSGSRAPSASGDRAVRYGLRQVGKPYVWGAQGPDSFDCSGLTSQAWSHAGRAIPRTSQEQWRRLPHVPLHALRPGDLVIYFPGATHVAMYLGDGMVVQAPRPGTRIKVSPIAANPLLGAVRPDRDAAALRTYVPPRWY, encoded by the coding sequence ATGTCGGGTCGGTCCGGGACGGGCCGGATCGTACGGTCGGTCTGCGCGATGGCGCTGGTGGGCGCGGTCACGCTGACGCTGCCCGCGGCCCCCGTACACGCCGCTCCCGAGCCGGATCCGGCGGCGGCCGGGGAGGCCTCCAGGGCCGGGGAAACGGCCACATCTGAGGAGACGACGGATTCCGGTGACACCACCGACTCCAGCACCGCCGCTCTTGGAAACGACGCCTCCCCCCGCCGCCTCCTGACCCGCCTCCAGGACCTCTACCGCCGCGCCGAGCAGGCCACCGAGGCGTACAACGCCACCGAGGAGGACCTGAAGGCGGAGCGCGCGAAGTCCCGGGACCTCAACGAACGGCTGGCCCGTGCCCGCACGCGGCTCGCCGACGGACAGGCCGACGCGGGGCGGCTGGCCCGCCGGCAGTACCAGGGCAGCGGCGCCGCCGGGCTGTCCACGTACCTGCGCATGCTGCTGTCCGCCGATCCGGAGGAAGTGCTGGAGGAGGGCCACCTGCTCAAGGAGGCGGCCGGCAGCCAGGCCGCCGCCGTCGCGCGGCTGACCGGCGCCGAGAAGCGGGCCAACGGGCTGGCCCGGCAGGCGCGGGCGGCCCTGGACCGGCAGCAGGTGCTCACCGAGCGGCGCAAGCGGCAGCGCGACGCGGTGACGGAACGGCTCAAGGAGGTCGAGAAACTGCTCGCCACGCTCTCCGACGACCAGCTCGGAGAGCTGGACGCGCTCGAACAGCGGAGTACGGACGACGCGCAGGACCGTCTGCTGGCGTCCGGCGAGCTGAGCGGGTCGCGGGCGCCGTCGGCGAGCGGCGACCGGGCCGTACGGTACGGCCTGCGGCAGGTCGGCAAGCCGTACGTCTGGGGCGCGCAGGGGCCCGACTCCTTCGACTGCTCCGGCCTCACCTCGCAGGCGTGGTCGCACGCCGGGCGGGCCATCCCGCGCACCAGCCAGGAGCAGTGGCGGCGGCTCCCGCACGTACCGCTGCACGCGCTGCGCCCCGGCGACCTGGTGATCTACTTCCCCGGCGCCACGCACGTCGCGATGTACCTGGGCGACGGCATGGTGGTGCAGGCCCCGCGCCCCGGCACCAGGATCAAGGTCTCCCCCATCGCGGCGAACCCGCTGCTCGGCGCGGTCCGCCCGGACCGGGACGCGGCGGCCCTGCGCACCTATGTGCCGCCGCGGTGGTACTGA